One Betta splendens chromosome 8, fBetSpl5.4, whole genome shotgun sequence DNA segment encodes these proteins:
- the ndel1b gene encoding nuclear distribution protein nudE-like 1-B: MDTEMIPKFSSKDEEVDYWKSQALKYKKSCHDAQEELQEFQEGSRELEAELEAQLAQAEHRLRDLQTENERLKNDVANLKDKLEQQYAQSYKQISMLEDDLSQTRSIKEQLHKYVRELEQANDDLERAKRATIVSLEDFEGRLNQAIERNAFLESELDEKESLLVSVQRLKDEARDLRQELAVRERTTDRMSAPSSPTLDIDKIDSAVQASLSLPATPVGKSIELPFISPKALTNGCGSSSLTPSARISALNIVGDLLRKVGALESKLAACRNFAKDQAARKNYTTDNISLINSNATKFSHSLHTTYFDKATVNGLDPSPLTSVASSRAVSPPGMLPLSV; this comes from the exons ATGGACACAGAGATGATTCCTAAATTTTCGTCAAAAGATGAGGAAGTTGATTACTGGAAGTCCCAAGCCCTTAAATATAAGAAAAG ttgCCACGATgcgcaggaggagctgcaggagtttCAGGAGGGGAGCCGTGAACTGGAGGCCGAGTTGGAGGCGCAGCTCGCGCAGGCCGAACACCGCCTACGAGACCTGCAGACTGAAAACGAGCGACTGAAGAACGACGTGGCGAACCTCAAG gATAAGCTGGAGCAGCAGTATGCCCAGAGTTATAAACAGATCTCCATGCTGGAGGACGATCTGAGCCAGACCCGCAGCATCAAAGAGCAGCTCCACAAATATGTGCGGGAGCTCGAGCAGGCCAACGATGACCTGGAAAGAGCCAAGCG GGCCACAATAGTGTCTCTTGAGGACTTTGAGGGCCGTTTAAATCAAGCGATTGAGAGAAACGCCTTCCTGGAGAGTGAGCTGGATGAGAAGGAGTCTCTCCTGGTGTCGGTGCAGCGGCTGAAGGATGAAGCGCGAG ACCTGAGGCAGGAGCTGGCCGTTCGAGAGCGAACTACAGACAGGATGTCAGCACCCAGCTCGCCCACCTTGGACATCGACAAGATTGATTCTGCAGTCCAAGCGTCCTTATCTCTCCCTGCTACGCCAGTAGGAAAGAGCATAGAGCTCCCCTTCATCAGCCCAAAAG CTTTGACCAATGGCTGTGgcagctcctccctcactccttcTGCTAGAATCTCAGCTCTTAACATTGTTGGTGATCTGCTGAGGAAAGTTGGG GCCCTGGAATCCAAACTCGCCGCCTGCAGAAACTTTGCCAAAGACCAAGCAGCAAGAAAAAACTACACCACTGACAACATCTCGCTGATCAACAGCAACGCCACCAAGTTCTCTCACTCGCTACACACCACCTACTTTGACAAAGC GACTGTTAATGGATTGGACCCCAGCCCCTTGACCtccgtggcctcctccagagctGTGTCTCCACCAGGCATGCTGCCTCTGAGCGTATGA
- the metrnla gene encoding meteorin-like protein, which translates to MLTPTLASLLPPLLLLCRISSGQYSSDQCSWKGSGLTHEGHARDVEQVYLRCSQGSLEWLYPTGAIIVNLRPNTLSPAAARLSVCIKPSARSSGTNVYLDRGGELRLLLREQDQARGRAQCFGIQEGALFVEAVPRADISRRITAFQYELVSERPGAGPHSPGAPCKPCSDAEMLLAVCTNDFVARGSIKKVEQEEEQTSVTVGISRVYRQKTQVFVPGGVRVRTWTGRIHMPPQCGVRSGEGEFLFTGTVRFGEAWMGCAPRYKDFLRLYRAAQQQGTNPCHVDTD; encoded by the exons ATGCTCACCCCGACGCTGGcctcgctgctgccgccgctgctgctgctctgtcgGATCTCCTCCGGCCAGTACTCAAGCGACCAGTGCAGCTGGAAGGGCAG CGGCCTGACCCACGAGGGCCACGCCCGCGACGTGGAGCAGGTGTACCTGCGCTGCTCGCAGGGCTCCCTGGAGTGGCTCTACCCCACGGGCGCCATCATCGTCAACCTGCGGCCCAACACGCTGtcgcccgccgccgcccgcctctCCGTCTGCATCAAGCCCTCGGCGCGCTCCAGCGGCACCAACGTCTACCTGGACCGCGGCGGcgagctgcggctgctgctgcgcgaGCAGGACCAGGCCCGGGGCAGGGCGCAGTGCTTCGGCATCCAGGAGGGGGCGCTGTTCGTCGAGGCCGTCCCGCGCGCCGACATCAGCAGGCGCATCACGGCGTTCCAGTACGAGCTGGTCAGCGAGCGGCCGGGAGCCGGGCCGCACTCGCCGGGGG CACCCTGTAAACCCTGCAGTGATGCTGAGATGCTTCTAGCGGTCTGCACCAACGACTTTG TGGCGCGCGGCAGCATCAAgaaggtggagcaggaggaggagcagacgtcTGTGACCGTAGGAATCAGCCGCGTCTACAGGCAGAAGACCCAGGTCTTCGTCCCCGGCGGCGTGAGGGTGCGGACCTGGACCGGCCGCATCCACATGCCGCCGCAGTGTGGCGTGAGGTCCGGCGAGGGCGAGTTCCTCTTCACCGGCACGGTGAGGTTCGGCGAGGCCTGGATGGGCTGCGCGCCGCGCTACAAGGACTTCCTGCGGTTGTACCGCGCGGCGCAGCAGCAGGGGACCAACCCCTGTCACGTGGACACGGACTGA
- the LOC114859832 gene encoding RING finger protein 222: MAFHKDDSQEDARECPVCYESLSGIERTLSCGHVFCHDCLVKTLVTVNGDGNAKGTITCPVCRHLTFIKKQKKAGASKDARQVQTLAVPLPLRHRDPGATRTGGFNGIAGCFRRMCERFHRQRLISPNVSQIFIISARGRPMAEEDALSGGMTVVAPQRRRRRRICTTARCLIFLLSTFTLVALVAATLPWILLA, translated from the coding sequence ATGGCATTTCACAAAGATGACTCTCAGGAGGACGCGCGCGAGTGTCCAGTGTGTTACGAGAGTCTGTCGGGCATTGAGAGGACTCTGAGCTGTGGACATGTTTTCTGCCACGACTGCCTGGTAAAAACGCTAGTGACCGTCAACGGGGATGGGAACGCCAAAGGCACGATCACCTGCCCGGTCTGCAGGCACCTCACGTTCATCAAGAAGCAAAAGAAAGCGGGTGCGAGCAAAGATGCCCGTCAGGTGCAGACCCTGGCGGTGCCTCTGCCTCTGCGCCACCGCGACCCCGGGGCCACGCGAACCGGGGGGTTTAACGGGATTGCCGGTTGCTTTCGGCGCATGTGCGAACGATTCCACCGACAGCGGCTGATCAGCCCCAACGTGTCTCAGATCTTTATCATAAGCGCCCGAGGCCGACCCATGGCCGAGGAGGATGCGCTCAGCGGTGGGATGACCGTCGTAGCGCCGCAGCGCAGGCGAAGGCGCAGGATTTGCACGACCGCGCGGTGTCTGATCTTTTTGCTGTCGACGTTCACGTTGGTGGCGCTGGTGGCTGCGACGTTACCCTGGATTTTGTTGGCGTAG